The Feifania hominis DNA window CCAGAGCTTTGGCTCATCGTCCCACTGCTTCATGAGAATGGTGCCGATGTAGGCGCCGTCGGCGCCGGCCTGCTTGGCCTCCTCGAGCATGGCGCGGCTCGTGATGCCCGCCACGGCGAAGAGAGGCGCCGTGACGCCCTGTGCGCGCACATAGGCCACGCGGTCGCGAACCGACTCGCAGCCCGGGCGCGGGGTGATGCCCTCTTTGGCGTTTCGCAGCAGAACGATCTGCTTGTCGTTTCGCTTGGCGAGAGCAATCTGGGGGTCGTTTAAGTCATAGTTGATGAAAGTGGAGGTGACGACCCCGCGCTCGTTCATGTAGTCGAGCGTCTTCGAGTCCTTTGCGCCGAGAACCGAGTAGAGCCCGGTCTCGTTGCAGAAGTCGATGAAGCGGTCAAGGCCGATGGTCTCGATGACGTCCGGGTAGACCACGAGGTGAATTTCGAGCGTGGGGTGCTTTTTGCGGATGGCGCGGATGGAGTCCATGAAAAAGTCGTAGCTCGGGTATTTCGCGAGAGCCGCCGCCATGCGCTCCTGGATGAAAGGCGATTCGCCGTAGGG harbors:
- a CDS encoding tryptophan synthase subunit alpha, with the protein product MSFHPVYYIVMGYPTLEKTEQMIDRYVAHGVSAVQLDMPSKDPYGESPFIQERMAAALAKYPSYDFFMDSIRAIRKKHPTLEIHLVVYPDVIETIGLDRFIDFCNETGLYSVLGAKDSKTLDYMNERGVVTSTFINYDLNDPQIALAKRNDKQIVLLRNAKEGITPRPGCESVRDRVAYVRAQGVTAPLFAVAGITSRAMLEEAKQAGADGAYIGTILMKQWDDEPKLWAMLDDFESVSEP